One window of Thioflexithrix psekupsensis genomic DNA carries:
- a CDS encoding urease accessory protein UreD → MAAWRAQLNLLFAQQHSRTVLRHRQHCGPLQIQRPFYPEADGTVHLYLLHPPGGVAGGDELHINLILQENSRVLLTTPAATKLYRHPHLSSQQRLQANLSDHAILEWLPQETIAFNHCRTLNQLQFNLGKNSVLIAWDNLCLARPAINERFTEGRIEQRLCVNHLGQPLWLERGYLQGQNQDAVLQSHWGWQGQPVLSSFFCGIVEQSLLPAAREQIATLPKHDQEQIAVTWFDGLLVARYLGADPRRAQTYWLRIWSLVRERLWGKTACLPRIWAT, encoded by the coding sequence ATGGCCGCTTGGCGCGCACAATTAAATTTGCTCTTCGCACAACAACACTCCCGTACCGTTTTACGCCATCGACAGCACTGTGGCCCTTTGCAAATACAGCGGCCTTTTTATCCTGAAGCGGATGGGACGGTGCATTTATATTTATTACATCCACCGGGGGGAGTGGCGGGTGGCGACGAATTACATATTAATCTGATTTTACAAGAAAACAGCCGTGTGCTGCTAACCACCCCCGCCGCCACCAAATTGTATCGCCATCCCCACCTGTCCTCACAACAACGTTTACAAGCCAATCTCAGTGACCACGCCATCTTAGAATGGTTGCCGCAAGAAACCATTGCCTTTAACCATTGTCGCACGCTCAATCAATTACAATTTAACTTGGGAAAAAATAGTGTATTAATTGCTTGGGATAATTTATGTTTAGCGCGTCCTGCGATTAACGAGCGTTTTACCGAAGGTCGCATTGAACAACGTCTTTGTGTCAATCACTTGGGACAACCGTTGTGGTTGGAACGCGGTTATTTACAGGGACAAAACCAAGATGCCGTCTTGCAATCTCATTGGGGCTGGCAAGGACAACCGGTACTGAGCAGTTTTTTTTGCGGAATCGTAGAACAATCACTGCTGCCCGCCGCACGAGAACAGATCGCCACCTTACCGAAACACGACCAAGAACAAATCGCAGTGACTTGGTTTGATGGTTTATTGGTTGCCCGTTACTTGGGGGCAGACCCACGACGAGCGCAAACCTATTGGCTGCGGATTTGGTCATTGGTTCGTGAGCGTTTATGGGGAAAAACAGCCTGTTTGCCGCGTATTTGGGCGACTTAA
- the ftsZ gene encoding cell division protein FtsZ — MFELMETYSQNAVIKVIGVGGGGGNAVEHMLTGTIEGVEFICANTDAQALRNSSARTILQLGTDVTKGLGAGANPEVGQQAALEDRERIMAVLEGTDMVFITAGMGGGTGTGAAPVVAQVAKELGVLTVAVVTRPFPFEGRKRALIAEQGVKELSQYVDSLIVIPNEKLLSVLGRDVSLLDAFKAANNVLYSAVQGISELITRPGLINVDFADVTTVMQEMGMAMMGAGRAKGEGRARKAAMDAISSPLLEDVDLSGARGILVNMTAGLDLTIGEFEEMGDVIEEFASENATVVVGTVLDPEMKDELRVTVIATGVGTASPRQVERERPPIKAVPKPEKMTTAPEATKRLHGNAADYKEYEKPAVTRLPHANSNTGHLANGESSDTHADNYLDIPAFLRRQAD, encoded by the coding sequence GTGTTTGAACTCATGGAAACTTACAGCCAAAACGCTGTTATTAAAGTCATTGGCGTGGGAGGGGGCGGTGGTAATGCCGTCGAACACATGTTGACAGGTACTATTGAAGGCGTTGAATTTATCTGTGCCAATACCGACGCGCAAGCCTTACGCAACTCTTCCGCACGTACCATTTTACAACTGGGAACAGATGTCACCAAAGGTTTGGGCGCAGGCGCAAACCCCGAAGTCGGACAACAAGCCGCATTGGAAGATCGAGAACGTATTATGGCTGTGTTAGAAGGTACAGATATGGTCTTTATCACCGCCGGTATGGGCGGGGGAACAGGAACTGGAGCTGCTCCGGTGGTGGCGCAAGTGGCCAAAGAATTGGGTGTGTTGACTGTAGCGGTGGTCACTCGTCCTTTTCCCTTTGAAGGGCGTAAGCGGGCTTTAATCGCTGAACAGGGTGTTAAAGAGTTGTCGCAATATGTGGATTCGCTGATTGTTATTCCCAATGAAAAATTATTAAGTGTATTAGGGCGAGATGTGTCGTTGTTAGACGCATTCAAAGCCGCTAATAATGTGTTGTATAGCGCAGTACAAGGCATTTCTGAATTGATCACGCGCCCTGGTTTAATTAACGTCGATTTTGCCGATGTCACCACGGTGATGCAGGAAATGGGTATGGCCATGATGGGAGCTGGCCGCGCCAAAGGAGAAGGCCGCGCCCGTAAAGCGGCTATGGATGCGATTTCCAGCCCGTTGTTAGAAGATGTGGATTTGTCTGGAGCGCGTGGCATTCTGGTCAATATGACCGCGGGCTTAGACTTAACTATTGGTGAGTTTGAAGAGATGGGCGATGTGATCGAAGAATTCGCCTCAGAAAATGCGACCGTCGTTGTCGGCACAGTGCTTGATCCCGAAATGAAAGACGAATTGCGTGTCACGGTGATCGCCACCGGCGTAGGCACGGCTTCCCCCCGCCAAGTCGAACGAGAACGCCCCCCCATCAAAGCCGTCCCTAAACCCGAAAAAATGACCACCGCCCCCGAAGCCACTAAACGCTTACACGGCAACGCGGCTGATTATAAAGAGTATGAAAAACCCGCCGTGACTCGTTTACCCCATGCCAATAGTAACACTGGACACTTGGCCAATGGAGAAAGTAGCGACACACACGCCGATAATTACTTAGATATTCCTGCTTTTTTGCGTCGTCAAGCGGATTAA
- the lpxC gene encoding UDP-3-O-acyl-N-acetylglucosamine deacetylase: MVKQRTLKNVIRATGVGLHTGEKVLLTLRPAPPETGVVFRRVDLSPPVEILARAEQVGDTRLSTTLVKGDVKISTVEHLLSALAGLGIDNVYVDVSAAEVPIMDGSAGPFVFLIQSAGIEEQSVPKRYLRIKQSITVQQDDKWARFDPFEGFKVSFRIDFDHSVFRRGRQSVEIDFAKTSFIKEVSRARTFGFMHEIEWLREKRLALGGSLDNAIVVDDYRVLNEDGLRYEDEFVKHKVLDAIGDLYLLGYPLIGAFSGYKSGHELNNLLLRALLAQPQAWELVSFEEPVAASLLNYLQPVSVS; the protein is encoded by the coding sequence ATGGTAAAACAACGTACTTTAAAAAATGTCATTCGTGCGACAGGCGTAGGTTTGCACACGGGCGAGAAGGTTTTATTGACTTTACGTCCTGCGCCCCCCGAAACGGGTGTGGTGTTTCGGCGGGTTGATTTGTCCCCGCCGGTAGAAATTTTAGCCCGTGCCGAGCAGGTGGGTGATACTCGTTTGTCCACTACGCTGGTTAAAGGGGATGTCAAGATTTCAACGGTGGAACATTTGCTGTCTGCTTTGGCAGGTTTGGGCATTGACAATGTTTATGTGGATGTCAGTGCGGCTGAAGTGCCGATTATGGATGGCAGTGCGGGGCCTTTCGTGTTTCTTATTCAGTCGGCCGGTATTGAAGAACAGAGTGTGCCTAAACGTTATCTTCGTATTAAACAAAGTATTACCGTACAACAAGATGATAAGTGGGCGCGTTTTGATCCGTTTGAAGGGTTTAAGGTGAGTTTTCGTATTGATTTCGATCATTCCGTATTTCGTCGGGGTCGGCAATCGGTGGAAATTGATTTTGCTAAGACTTCCTTTATTAAGGAGGTGAGTCGAGCGCGGACGTTTGGTTTTATGCACGAGATTGAGTGGTTACGCGAGAAGCGATTGGCTTTGGGTGGCAGTTTGGACAATGCGATTGTGGTGGATGATTATCGCGTATTGAATGAAGATGGTTTGCGTTACGAAGATGAGTTTGTTAAGCATAAAGTGTTAGACGCGATTGGTGATTTGTATTTGCTGGGTTATCCGTTAATTGGCGCGTTTAGTGGTTACAAATCGGGACATGAGTTGAATAATTTGTTGTTGCGCGCTTTATTGGCACAACCGCAGGCTTGGGAGTTGGTGAGTTTTGAAGAACCTGTTGCCGCTTCTTTATTGAATTATTTACAACCAGTTTCTGTCTCTTGA
- a CDS encoding DUF721 domain-containing protein, translating to MPKDNTMTPVNELLTRTTSLHTLIQRGQALQQLDQRLKVHLPETLRAHCCVANVTGECLILLTDSAVWATQLRYWHDTLLNHTRQITGQTITRLDIRVRPSQFQHNPAHPTDPSSMPQRALSAETSVLLRSVADSMADTSLRSALHRLAADPSQETETGCK from the coding sequence ATGCCTAAAGACAACACCATGACCCCTGTCAATGAACTATTGACCCGCACCACCTCGCTGCACACACTGATACAACGCGGACAAGCCCTGCAACAGCTTGATCAACGGCTCAAGGTGCATTTACCCGAAACACTGCGAGCGCATTGCTGTGTGGCGAACGTGACGGGGGAATGTTTGATTCTTCTCACTGACTCCGCGGTTTGGGCAACCCAACTGCGTTATTGGCACGACACCCTGCTTAATCACACGCGACAAATCACTGGCCAAACCATCACACGCTTGGATATTCGGGTGCGTCCGTCGCAATTCCAGCACAATCCAGCCCATCCAACAGACCCATCTTCCATGCCTCAGCGGGCGTTATCGGCGGAAACCAGTGTACTATTGCGCAGCGTGGCCGATTCCATGGCCGATACATCGCTGCGATCTGCGTTACACCGACTGGCTGCTGATCCCAGTCAAGAGACAGAAACTGGTTGTAAATAA
- a CDS encoding IS630 family transposase, translated as MNKRYEDLEELMSTGEAREVKRAMAVRMSLLGFVRAEAALACCVSVQFVDKWKAIYLASGVEGLKLAYKGSPGYLKPREREDVINWIQEKKTITIEELKRYLKEEYDVFYSSNTSYTKLLEEANLSYKKTHKENSAKDEVKVEAKKKEIKDLIDKEREQIESGEVMYWMQDESHQLWGDICGYVWSKKGERTSIKMSNYRTSQTWYGAVNIYTGEFILDRAKKADTKYTIDFINWLIYRYKEARHVIIWDGASYHRSEGLRTYLEKLNGGLPESEWKVRLLRFAPNAPEQNPVEDIWLQGKNWVRKNFHRLSSFKEVTSMFETFLSGKVFKFNKIKQYLIPNI; from the coding sequence ATGAACAAGAGATATGAAGATTTAGAAGAGTTAATGTCAACAGGTGAAGCGAGAGAAGTGAAGCGAGCGATGGCAGTAAGAATGTCTTTGCTTGGTTTTGTGCGTGCGGAAGCGGCTTTAGCGTGTTGTGTCAGTGTGCAATTTGTGGATAAATGGAAAGCCATTTATTTAGCGTCAGGGGTGGAAGGATTGAAGTTAGCGTATAAAGGCTCGCCAGGGTATTTAAAGCCGCGTGAACGAGAAGATGTGATTAATTGGATACAAGAAAAGAAGACAATAACAATAGAGGAACTAAAGAGATACTTAAAAGAGGAGTATGATGTTTTCTATTCTTCAAATACTTCTTATACTAAATTATTAGAAGAAGCGAATTTAAGTTATAAGAAGACACACAAAGAGAATTCGGCAAAAGATGAGGTAAAAGTAGAAGCTAAAAAAAAAGAGATTAAGGATTTAATAGATAAGGAGCGTGAACAGATAGAAAGTGGAGAGGTAATGTACTGGATGCAAGACGAAAGCCATCAGTTGTGGGGAGATATTTGTGGTTATGTTTGGTCGAAAAAAGGAGAAAGAACGTCAATAAAGATGAGTAATTATCGCACTTCTCAAACGTGGTATGGAGCGGTGAATATTTATACGGGAGAATTTATTTTAGATAGGGCAAAGAAAGCTGATACAAAATATACGATAGACTTTATTAACTGGCTCATTTACAGATATAAAGAAGCCCGTCATGTGATTATTTGGGATGGTGCAAGTTATCATCGTTCTGAAGGTTTAAGAACTTATTTAGAGAAATTAAATGGGGGACTTCCAGAATCAGAATGGAAAGTTCGTTTATTAAGATTTGCGCCCAATGCCCCAGAGCAAAATCCAGTCGAGGATATTTGGCTTCAAGGTAAGAATTGGGTCAGAAAGAATTTTCATCGTCTATCAAGCTTTAAAGAAGTCACTAGTATGTTTGAGACCTTTTTGTCAGGTAAAGTGTTTAAGTTTAATAAAATTAAACAGTATCTTATACCTAATATCTAG
- a CDS encoding phage tail tape measure protein, with product MDIGKKLLAIFQWVVSIIVALFGLLLLISSSMGGFLILLSSAALMPPVAEKLVKLPKRKWLFPVLLVSGFVVAVSTTHEGPAKRDEAQLAQETAERAEKVRQAELQAKAELELKRAQFIEQRDVIVSELNSLLEIENYQAIIDKGSIYSDLDEEVALLVNKAQGILAERAESERLEREAAEKEAQSQKLLSELDALPKTDTQGHLTRYKQLLQLSPDNTSYQQKLDHFQKVIEAERQKYEAEEQKARALRALKNKWNFATDKSSLDDSVNVYMHVAASNTIQGTLNQPVRPKLWIRCSENTTSIFIDWDVYINIRETPMIYRVDSQKQNKKSFSISTDHKALGYFSGGQSIPFIKSLFGANK from the coding sequence ATGGATATTGGAAAGAAATTACTTGCAATATTTCAATGGGTTGTGTCAATTATTGTTGCATTATTTGGGTTATTATTACTTATTAGTTCTTCAATGGGCGGATTTTTAATATTGCTATCGTCCGCTGCTTTAATGCCGCCTGTAGCTGAAAAATTAGTAAAACTACCTAAACGTAAGTGGTTATTTCCAGTCTTACTGGTTAGTGGTTTCGTCGTGGCTGTATCAACGACGCATGAAGGCCCTGCTAAACGCGATGAAGCTCAATTAGCCCAAGAAACTGCGGAACGTGCGGAAAAAGTTCGTCAAGCAGAATTGCAAGCAAAAGCTGAACTTGAACTAAAAAGAGCGCAGTTTATAGAACAACGTGATGTCATTGTGAGTGAATTAAATAGCCTTCTTGAGATTGAAAACTATCAGGCAATCATAGACAAAGGCTCTATATACAGTGATCTTGACGAGGAAGTTGCTTTGTTGGTTAATAAAGCACAAGGAATTTTGGCAGAACGTGCGGAATCAGAGCGACTGGAGCGCGAGGCAGCAGAGAAAGAGGCACAAAGTCAAAAACTCCTGTCAGAGCTTGATGCTTTGCCTAAGACTGATACACAAGGGCATCTTACCCGCTATAAACAACTTCTTCAGTTGTCACCTGATAACACAAGTTACCAACAAAAATTAGATCATTTTCAAAAAGTTATCGAAGCTGAACGTCAAAAATATGAGGCTGAAGAGCAAAAAGCCAGAGCTTTGCGGGCATTGAAAAACAAATGGAATTTTGCCACTGATAAATCAAGTTTAGATGATTCTGTAAATGTTTATATGCACGTAGCCGCTAGCAATACTATTCAGGGAACATTAAATCAACCTGTTCGCCCTAAATTATGGATACGATGCTCTGAAAATACCACGTCTATTTTTATAGACTGGGACGTATATATAAATATTCGAGAAACTCCAATGATTTACAGAGTAGATTCGCAGAAACAGAATAAAAAATCTTTTTCTATAAGCACAGATCATAAGGCGTTAGGTTATTTTTCAGGTGGGCAATCTATTCCGTTTATAAAGTCACTATTTGGTGCTAATAAATGA